The DNA window CTCCTGGGTGATCTCATCTagtttcatggctttaaataccatctatataTTTAGTACTATCAAGTTTACATCTCTATCCCAGACATCTTTCACCATCTCTAAGTTTGTGTATGTAACTGCTCCACATCCCCAAGTGGATTGTAATAGATAACATGTTCAAAACTAACCCTGTTACACCTGCAGTCTTCCCTACCTCAGCTGATGACAATTTCATCCTTCTAGTTGTTCTGGCTAAATCTTAGAGTCATCCTTGATGCCATTTCTCTCTCACATACTACATTCAATCCGTTAGCAAACTCTGTCGGCTGTATACATTCAGAACCCTATCCCTTCTCCCATCTCCTCTCCTACCCCCTGGTGTGAGATGTCACCATTTCTAGCTTGAATTACTGCAGCAGCCTCCTAACAGGTCATACTGCTTTTAATCCTTGTCCCTCTACAGTCTACTCTTAATACAGCAACTACAGTGATCCTTTGAAAATAGAGGTGACTTCTTgttactcctctgctcaaaaccttgCAGTGACTCCCCAGAGTAAAATCCAAAGTTCTTATAGTAGTCCACAAGGCCCTCCAGGACCTGATCTGCCCTTGCTCCTTACCTTCTTGATTTCACTTCTTTACTCTCACCCTTACTTTAATGCAGTTACATAGGCCTCAACTTTTCCTCAAACACTCCAGGCACACTTCTCACTCACTTACAGAGTTTGCGCTGGCCAGTCCCTCTGACTAGAAAGCATTTCCTCCAACTGTATGGTTTGGGGATTTGGTTTGGCCAATCCCCTCACCTCCTTTAGGGCAATGTTCCAATTTCATCTTCTCCCTAAGGCCATCTCTTATCACCTTACTTAATATACAGTCAATCCTCTCCACCCCTCTTGACTTCCTCCTCCTCTACTTCCAAACCCACTTACCttgctctattttttctttaatctataGCACcttttaacatacagtgttatttcttatgtttatttctttttttttttaattttttttttcaacgttttttattttttttttttgggacagagagagacagagcatgaacgggggaggggcagagagagagggagacacagaatcggaaacaggctccaggctccgagccatcagcccagagcctgacgcggggctcgaactcacggaccgcgagatcgtgacctggctgaagtcggacgcttaaccgactgcgccacccaggcgcccccttatgtTTATTTCTTAGCTTTGTCTATAGTGCCTTCTTCCCCTCTGGAATAAGTTCTCCAAAGCAAGAAATCCATTCATTGATGTATCCAAGGATATAGTACAATGTCTGGTACAATAATtatgtgttgaatgagtgaatgaaaaatgTGGGTGATAGTACCtactctaaaattattttagggatTAAATTAAGTGCAAAGATCTTGACACACAATGGACATCCAGCATGTTAGATTGctacctcccttctcccttccccaaatATCTTTCCCACTTGCCTCCTCTTATAGCActgttccttccctcttctctgaaaAGCTTGACAATTCTGGGCTCTCCTTTGAGTTTAAATCCAGGAAAATCCAACAAAAGTCCACAGATGTCAtctgagaagaaaaggaacactGGGACACCAGCTTTACCCACTGCCACACTGTTTATCAAATTAAGAAACTGTcacacagagaagcagaaagacccaaagagatggaaagataaatgtttttgttattggAGTTGGAGATTTAttacaccattttttaaaattacctttattgAGGACTAATTTACAtgcattaaaatatacatattttaagtgtactgtttgatgagttttgacaaatgtataggTAATCTGATTTGGGATGGAGGGCATTAAGGTCACCTGGGATTATGTAGGTCCAGGGGTTTAACGGAGGGATCCTGGCCAGGAAAGAGAACATCAAGACTCTTGGAAAACATACTCAGAGACAAGTGGAGACACCAGGGCCAACCTGAAATTGTTCCTGGGGTCTCTATGCACCAGGATCTGAACCTCCAGAATGTCTCACAACTTCGTGGCACCTCTTGGCCCTCCTGAGGGAGTGGGCTAGCTGCCTTTCACACCAGTCTCACGTGTATATGCCAGGAGCGGTGACCTGTGACTGAGCCCTCCTCTGCCCTGCAACTCTCCTGCCAATACCCATACCCCTCACCCTCGCCTACcggtggggatgggagggggccGTTCCAGACCACGCAGCCAATTTTCACCGCTGCCAGACACCCACCGGGTCTGATTTTCTCTCCAGCCTCAGTTAGAAATCGTCTTCGAGTCCTCGGCAGCACCGCAGGCCGGAAAAAGCAAAAGTGCCGCGCCAGGTGTTGGCATCAGAAATACTCCTTTGGGTCCGCCATTCTCTGGTCCCAGGGAGCTCTTGGCCTCTGAGGTGCGATATACTGAGCCAGCCCAGCAACCAGGTCCGCTCCCGCCTCCTCAGATTCTGAAATATTCTAGGGGTTGCAGGTTCAGCTTCATTTAGAGACAGCAACTCCGACTTCAGGTTggctagggaaactgaggcacgacTGGGGACTTTAGGTGAGGGGTCTAAAGTTGGCCACAGACTTTACTCCTGTAACTGCGATAACCCCTATCGAAAGCCCAGTGTGGTGCGTGCAGATCTAAGAAACCAGTGGGTCGGTTTGCGCAGACATCTGGGGGATAGCGAAGCACCGCCCAAGCGGCTGGGAAACCTCAGGGGTGGTGCTGGCTGGAGGTGGGGCCAGGGGTGGGTCCTGGCGGAGGGCGGGGCCGACCTGGGCTACCAGGAGTGCCAGCCTAGCCCTGTACAGCAGAGGTAGTGGTAGTCGCCTTTGCCCTTGGTTCTTGTTCTGCTTGCGCTCGACCTCGCAGCCATGGAGGCACCCCAGGAGCTTCTGAGTGGGAAGCTCCAACTCTGCTTCACCCCCGCTGCCGGGACCAGCCTCCTGATGCTCAGGCTGAACAACGCGGCGTTGCGGGCGCTGCAAGAGTGTCGGCGGCAACAGGTGCGGCGGACCCCAGGGCCCCATCTTTCCtagcctctctctctacctctcggGATCTCGGGCCTCAGCCGGCGACCCTGGCGAAGGGACCTGGGGTTTGGGGAGTGGCATCCGTAGGTTCCGATCTCCCCACCTCTCCAAGTGAAGCCCGAGAGGCAGGTgtctatccccccaccccccacctccaccccaggcaCCTGACGCCGGATCCTGGGAATGCCACCTCACCTGCGCTCAGCTCGCATCTGCTCTCCCCGCAGGTTCGGCCAGTGATCGCTTTCCAAGGCAACCGAGGGGTAAGTAAGGGCCTAGGTTGTGTAAAAGAGGTGGGGTGCGGGGAGAACAGAAGTAGGCTTTGGACAGGTGCGGCCAAGGCGGGAAGGCTGACAGCAGTCACCGTCTGAGGAAGTTCCGAGAACTGAACTCCGAGTGGGGCGGAGGGGGCTGCTGGGGTTGTGGTCCCAGGAGGCTGCGGTTGAGGAGACTGTGTCGTCTCATTCTCCTGGGGAACTCAAGCCCAGCTGCACCTGGTGTACTAACGAGCCCCATGGGACCCATCTTCAATCTTAGGGCTGGCTGAGGGAAGAATGGCaatggaaggagggggaggggctgactTCATGGAGCTTATGGTTCTCCTTTTGCCTCTAGTATCTAAGGTTCCCAGGACCTGGCTGGTCCTGCCTCTTCTCCTTCATAGTGTCCCAGAGTGCCCAAGAGGGCCCTGGTGGCTTGGACCTTGTGTACCAACGCTTAGGCAGGTAAGGGGGAACCGGTAGCAGGTAAAAAGGGTTTGTGGAAAGTTGGGGAGGCTGATTCCAGAGGTACTTAAAAGTTCACCCTCCTGGGATTTTTTTCCACCACCCCTTTCCAGATCTGGGCCTAACCACCTACACTGCCTGGGCCCACTCAGGGAACGCCTCACTATTTGGGCAGCCATGGATTCCATCCCTGCCCCATCTTCAGTTCAGAGACACAACCTAACTGACAGTGCCAGAGATCCTGAGAGTTGGCAGAACATAGACTATTCTGAGGAAGACACAGTTTCACAGCCACAAATGGCACTAAAAGAGGTGAGGCCACAAACTGCATGTAGCTGGAATAAGGTGGGGCACAGCCTGAAGCCCAGAGAGCCAAGTGCCCCTGCCACTTTCCCTGCCAGGTGCCAGATCCACTGGCAAGCAGCCAAAGACAGTCACTCCCAGGATCCTCAGAGGAACACATGGCACAGTGGGAAGTGAGGTACCTGGGGCAGGGTGGGACTAACCTGGGAATCTCTGgaattgcctttctttctttctaatctcCACTCTAAATGCTTTAATAAGAGATCTAGCCCTACCTTGGCCTTcatctctctcattccctcttcaAATATCCTAGAAACCAGACCCATCTTCCAAACAGAGAACCTGATCAGGCACTGCCTTCCTCAGCTAGCCAGAAACATTTGGACAAGGTGAGTTGTCCAGGGATTTTAGCAGCGGATTTTCCAAGAGATCTTCGTTCGATCAGGCTAAAGTTTAAAATTAGGAGCCTTTATTCTGATGCTCCCAGAGTTCATtctatgaaattaattttcaagAGAAGTGCAGAATACACCTCTGGCTTACTGTTTATGTGACATTTTCCCCAATAGAAGCGTCCAGCACCTGCAACCactagaaaactaaaagaaaagaggCTCAGAACCCTGCCTTTAGCTCCAAGTGCCCTACAAGCACTGCCCAGTGAGGACCTGCAAGAGGGAGATTGGGAGCAAGAAGATAAAGATGAAGACATGGGCTCCAGGCTGGAACACAGTCCCTCAGTTCAAGCAGGTGAGTTAAATTTGAGAAGGGAAAAACTGCTCTAGTTGGAAAAACACCTAATCACTTTTCTGTCCTTTTGCTTCCTTCCTAGATTCTGAATCCCCAAGCCCTGAAGAAGTACCAGATTATCTCCTGTGAGTCCCCTGCTACTTCCAATTTTATCAAGCCTTGTACATAGGAGATATTAAGATAAACTTCCTGTGACCTAGAAGCTTTTAGGGGCAATGAAATTAAAGGTGACAATTCTGCTCCTGGCAGGCAATACACAACCATCCACAGTGCAGAACAGCAACATGTTTATGAGCAGGACTTTGAGATGGATTATACTGAATACCGCATCCTCCATGCTCGTGTTGGGGCTGCAAGCCAAAGGTTCAGAGAGCTGGGAGCGGAGATCAAGAGAGTTCAGCAAGGAACTCCAGAACATAAGGTAAGGACTGGACCCAAGCTGACTTTCTAGCCTTACTGGCCATAAACTCCCTGCTAATTTGCTCAGAAGACTGGTAACCAAAGTGGCAAGCCAAGTCTGTTTTGAGAAAAAGTAATCTCTATCATTTGATAGAATGAGATGGGAAGTTACTGCTCTCCCTTCAAAAACTGGagttcttggggcatctgggcggctcagtcacttaagtgtccaacttcagctcaggtcacgatctcatagtttttgGGTTTGAGTCCCTCCTCAGGCTCTGTAcagatagtgcggagcctgcttgggattctctctctgcccctctcccactttctctctcaaaataagtaagcttaaaaaaagaaaagaaagaaaagttttttctCAAGGTTCAACTTGGTGCtagcattttctttgtttcaggtGCTGGAAGAAAAAATAGTCCAGGAATATAAGAAGTTCAGGAAGGTAAGATAAGGTCTGGGAATGGTAGCAAGAAGGTAGaaatggtagattttttttttttttttttttttgatgtggatGCTTTTTCTTTGCAGCGGTATCCAGGTTACAGGGAAGAAAAGCGTCGCTGTGAGTACCTGCATCAGAAATTGTCCCACATTAAAGGTCTCATCCTGGAGTTTGAGGAAAAAAACAGGGGCAGCTGAAGCTATCAGAAGGCTCTTTACCTTCTCTCTGCTCAGTGAGATATGAAGGAACAAAGCAACTATAAACTGCAGAGTGCAATTGTCTGCTCTTCTTATTGCTGAGTCCACGGTGGCAAGTACGAGAGCTCTTCTGTTCTCTTTAAGATTTCACTTTCATTGTCGCATTTTACTTTTTAGGATGTGGGCACAGTGCCAAGATTCCACAACTGTGCCCAGGAGACTAGGAAGAGTAGCAGAGGCTTGGCTTCTTCATCTTTAGTTCAGCCAAGTCATTTTCACATCCTGAGAAATGACACCCTTCCCAGGACAAGATACCTTGAGAACATTAGAATTTAGCCTGGTAGCCTCCCTAAAGCAACAGTAGAGAGAACTTTTGGTAACAGAGCTAAAACTTGTAACACACCTGGATATAATGGGAAAGGGCTTAGTTGTTCCCCATGTACTAAAAGTGAATTCTTTTACAAACATggctaaaaaatgaaaactgattgCTTCTGTGTCCTCTGTATAAGTTTGCATGCTTTCCTTAAACTCTTCAAGGCAATAGTTATTACCCACGACTATCTATTTGTACCATTTCTTGGGTGCTCTGAAAAATTAGATCCCCAGATCCCAGCCCAGGTCTTATGTATTAGAATCTTCAAGGTTATGGTTAGGCATCTTTACTTTTTCAAAGCACTAAGGATGATCTTGCTATATATTTTGCTATTAAGGCTCTATCAAATCCATTTTATAATTTGCAGCTAGAGATTACAACAGGAATAAAGTTCTCTTTTTCAACCCATAGAGGTTGAGGATCATCTACAAATAGGGCTCCTATCTGGAATTATCTAGTactaaaaactttaaatacaGATAGGATTTGGATTTACCCAAAAAACAGGGAAATCCATTTGAACAAAAGATGTCAGTCCTATCCTTCTTTTCCCCCACTGTTGCAGAAGAAAGTGGATGCTTCATTCACAACCAGGAATGATATGCCTTTCCCAGTTCCACTGGAGAAGGAAGTTAATGGGCCACACCTGGGCTGTGGGGGAGAGAGGTGCACCCAGCAGTGTCAGCAATTCCTGAAACAACTTGGATGGAACCCCAACCTGATGCCACACCCATACAGGGCATTTTTGGGCAGAGACTAGCCTTGGGAGGTATAAACATGCTCAGTTGCATGACAAGGGTAAACAGTAACCCATCCTTAGGGTATGGGCAGGGCCTGAAACAGACCCAACAAAAAAAGTCCCTCACCTGTTGTAGTCATCAGGCCAGGGGCCTGGGCAATAAACATGTAAAGACAGAAAATGACGAAAGGTAGAATGGATTTATAGGTGATGACTATGGATCTAGTTAGCTGGTCTATAGCAGCACTGACCAATATGGTAAGCCAGTAGCTCTAGGTGTGACTattgaaatcaatgaaattttaaaatgtagttcttAGTTACATTTCAAATGTTCAGTAACTACCTGTGTTAGACAATGAAAATTATGGAACACTGCCAAGATTCCAGAaaattctattggacagtgctgatcTAAAAAATCTTTGGTTCCCTATCtcctggaaaaaagacagtttaaaGGGGGCTCATTTATTGTCACTGTtccaaatgtacaaaaaaaattagaaaataacccCCCAACtcaatccccccaccccacaacatTACCCCCAacacaaataatttttcccaAAACCACAAACATCAACTGGTCCTGGTATTTCCATAAACAGTGCAGCTAAGAAACAGTTTAGAGAAAATTTAACGGGATTCAGATTATATCCATTCTGTCCTCTCTGCCCTGAGAGTAATAATCCCATATGGGTCCCAGTCCTCCCCAATGGTTTTCCCATCTCTGGTGGAAGAGTCCTTTTACAAAGTGGCATGTTTGGCTGCTGCTTTAGAGATCCTCCtgtgccttcttcttcttcttggctttttcttcttgaattatAGGGGGGTTTGTTGCCTCTCGCTGTAGATAGCTAATAAAATCACTTAATTCACGGCCACCCTGAAAACAGAAAGATTACTCTGAAAATTTAACCTTTTAAAGAACCCTGGATTTTTTCTCCCCAATAGGAAGACTTTTGAGTTTATAAAAGCACGTTAGCAACCACATACATTGACTATGAAACTGAAGTTTCcagttaagtaaaatttaaagaactgagtatgtatgtgtatgtgtgtatctgtggGGAGATGAGACAACGCACTTACTTCGTATTTCTTTGGGTTTAGCTTCTTGTTGGCTGGAGAGAAGTAGATGGTAGGAaaactgggtaaaaaaaaaaaaaagtgaactcatTTTCAGATTCCAGGGTAAGTCCAACATATACTTTCCCAATAACTTTCTGGGAATAACTTCTCTTCATGATTTCTATTTCTGACCAGATACCACTCTCTATCAGCGGCTAGGTTACATCCTATCAAAGCTCACAAATCTGTGCCAGTCATGTGGACCCTTGCAGCAGAACTCTAAGCCAAAAAGGCATCTGGTTCCATGCTCAAGTGCAGTGAGGGATCCACTCCCTAAACTATGCCCAATAAATGGTTTGCAAGCTTACTTTTTCCTATCAATTGCCTAGACACTTTTATTAGCTTTTAATCTACTTACCCTCTGACTTCATATGGAGAAGGCACATCATTGGCTGTAGCATCCATCTTGGCTATGAtaatatttgggtcttttctgagCTGTTAATAAAAAAGGTTAGACCTTTAAAGTTTCTGGTGACCAAGGGACACTTAGTCAAATCAACACTTAAAATAACCTCATTTTTAAACACCTGGATAAGTTCTGCTCCAGTAGGAAGTGTAGTGACACTTTACATAACATCTAGCTTTCCAAAGGCATCCATTTCTCTCTTGGTTCCTACATATTAAGACTCTGTTTATAGCTACCTTCAAAATTACCTGACTTCCATAAGACATTACAAGGGAAACATAATGGATTCATACACGCCATTACCAAAATTCAGAAGCCTGGATACTTTTAACCACAATCTAGATTGAGTCTAAGGAGTGGAATATCAAAAACAGGTATCTGAGGCACTGCACAGGCTAGAGACACTAGCGGGTCAGCCAGGAGAAAATAAAGAGTagacagctggaaaaaaaaaaacaatctaccAGGACACAGGTACTGAATTAATTAGGGTAACTAGCCAATGCTGAATTATGTGGCAACTTCCCAACTCAATATTTATCTTCAGAATATGGTTCAGACTTACCTTCTCTCCCAGTTCTTTATACTTAGGCTCCAGATTCTTACAGTGACCACACCAAGGAGCGTAAAATTCAATCagcacatctttattttcatcattcaCTATTTCATCAAAATTCTCTGCTACCACTACCTGGAATACACCAAAGATTCTCTAGTTGGTAAGGcaagatgaagaataaaaattcacCACATGCTGTATTTGTTTCTGCACCTAAACCCTATCAAAATGTGCCATGTTGTCCCTGAAAATATGTCACTGAAACCCAAATAGCATCTACAGACTATATTAAAGATGTTTCTGACCATTTTCCAGAAACAACTCATTCCCAGGTCTGTCACCTGTCAAACTTTGTTCAGTAAGTCATAGGAAATAAGTGCTACCCAACCCTTCCTTAATCTCAAAGCAACAATCTCAAAACTATTCTTAGAGGTTAGCTTGCTCTACCCTGAAGAGTAACTTAGTTCTAATATAAATACTAACAAAAATTCTATGAAAccggcacctgggtgactcagtcggttaagtgtctgactctggatatcagctcaggtgatgacctcaTGGCCATGAGcctgagcctcgcattgggctccatgctcagtggagcctgggattctctctctccctttctctctctgccccttccccacttgtgcacattctctctcaaaataaattctatgAAGATTTTATACTCTTGCCCCTTGAGCATCATGAGCTCTGCCAATGCTTATTTTATGACTCAGGGAGTGGAggacaaacaaaaccaaaaacatgacAGCCAACAAGGTCTTCACTTAGACGAAGCATTTTTGGAATATGAGAAACgagaagaaggggcacctgggtggctcagtcggttaagaaatAAGGAgagtcaattatatctcaataaaactaagatCGGGGGACAATGAGGAGAGGCAGCTGCTTAGAGCCTTGGTGAAGCTATGGGCACCTCACCTTTACTGGCCCATCATTGCTCTCTGGGATGGGCTCAGACTTAAGGTATCTCTTCAGGTTGCCATCAAAATAATCCTGCAGGAATCTTTCAAGAGCCTTGCCATCACGTCTGTAATTGAAAGACAAGGGTCAGGTTTGTTAATCttctattgagaggattaaaagcaattttttattttcatattctagCTCCAGTTTCAAGGTTAGAAACTGGAAGTTAAAAACAGGAGGACCTTATCTCTCAATATGCAGATCTACTGACTGAACAAAAAACCCAACCACCTCCTATATTTGTAGCATATTCTTTGTGAATCAGAAAGGTCAGAGATGGAAGAAAACACTGGTTTTCTGGAAAGTCACTTCTGCAGAAGAACCAGGTCAGGTCTTTTTTGCTCTGAAAAATACCACCTATTTACAGTATCTTGTTTTACTGATTTCCTCACAAGGAAGACTTTTCTCTCCAAGTCTCAGAAAGTGAAAAGTCCTAATTTTGTGGGGTTTTAAGATATTTCCATTCCCTGAGTTCACTTTAGGCCAGTAAGTattcaaagaataaaagacattttacagGGATGAGAGGGGGTTGCAATGGTTTGAAATTACATCAATCTCAAGAGACCATTCAATGTTCTCGATGTACTATTTTTAATAGCAAGGTAGAAACAATCATGTAAGTATTCCAAGCTGCCATCCTTTTGctaattttcagaatttattaAGGATTGTGATCCTTAAAGTCCCTAAAATTAACTAAGAAAAATGACAATCATACGTCTTGGCTAGAAGACCTATTTTCACATTCTAAAGTTCTTCTTTATAAATTCTCAGTAGCGTAAAAGGCTTTACATTTCTTTGCAGAATCCACTCCCAAACCCACATTAACTTGTAACTCACGAGAACTCCTCCTGCATGACAAACTTCTCTCCTTTTGCAGTTCTGATAGCAACAACAGGAATATCTCCAGCAGTGCTTTCCAAGCCAAAATCAGAAAGTTCATGGCTAAAGGTTTTGCGGCTAGCTACAGCAAAGCTGAGTTTGTTTCCAGCATCTAGGAATTTCTTTGCTACCATCATCACTCTGTGGGAAATAAGACATATTTACACCAAGATTTATATCATGGTGGTAAACCACTTCTGAAATCAAGAAGCTAGAAAGCAAAGACTAAATTTTACAGTCCACCAGCCCTCTGGAATCAGTCTAAACTACATTCTTGGCCACTGACACAGAATCATGGTACACTGTTAGGTCTTACTGAATTTCACTGCCAAACTGGTGGTACCAAATAGTCCATTCCCAATGAATCTTGTTATACTGTAATATAACTAAAATATTGCAGGCATAACGACTGATCTGAAAAAATTTATAAGGGTAAAATGCTCTAAGAATCTTGATGGGCAAATAGgcacaatattttaaacaaattctaGATCACGTTTGCATTTTTACTGGGAGGTTAGGAATCAACTATGTCACAGGCAAAGGAATACCTATGGAAGATATGCCCAACAGATTATGTAAATAGTTTATGTTATTTGTCCTTGACAGCTTTAAATGTGGTTTTTGGGAGCCAACTGTTCCCATTCTAACTGGCTGTGACATCATACACTGTAAGAGGATATTTAGAAGAAAGTGTTTACATATTAGGCAAACTTGtttatgaaagggaaaaattatcCTTATTACCTGTTTCTCCAGTAGTTGGAACCTTTGGCATTCTTTTCATAGTCCACATCATAGTAAGCCACAAGTAAGTCCTTCCCCTGCATCAAATCTTTATTGTCTTCTGTCATGTGAGGGCagataccaaaactgaaataaataatccATTATCAAATCTGGCAGGTTCAGCTAGGTTATGGAATTATCACAAAGTAACTGATAGCActtagaaaagcaaaagaaaattcaacatAAAGAAAAGTACAGAACAATATACCCTCTAAGAGTTCTAGGTTCCACACATTACTGCTTTAATATAAACTTCAACTATTATTGTTCAATCCTTTGAATGAGGCTATTTAATCCAAAACGTGGGTCTGCTTAATAAGTGAGGTAAGCAAACTAAAATGAAGCCAAGAAATCCCAACCAAGGTACTCACATGTTTTCTTGGATAAATTTTTTAATCTTGCCACTGGTCATTTTCTGTTCTACATATGCCACAGTCTTGTCCTCAAATTTGTTCATCAGATGTGAAGGACGAAACAAGGTGATACCCCTTAAAAAGAAGGTATTAGTAGGTAGGCAGCAGGAGAACAGTCTTCAATCTTTTATTTAAAGCTCAGACCATCTACTCTTGCTGCTTTTATGGTCACCATTTAAGCACATAAGGACTCTTCTGGGACCACAGACTTGGCAACATGACCACAGACTTGGCTAACCACCTTAATCTCAAGTGCAATAATTGGATATAGTTTAATAAACCTTGAGTTGGAAAGTTAGGAGACTGTGGTTCTAATTCTAGCCCCACCATGATCAATGGAATCCTTTTGGGCTTCAGTTTTTCCAACAATGCAAAAAGGGATTTAAGGGGGTTAGAGTAGAGGATTAATTTccaaacctttaaaaatagtaacagaacCCAACTTACCCCCAAATTCCAAGATGCACAATAAAGCAGAGCTTGCTCTTACTGGAAGGTAACTTGCCCTGCTTTCCCACATAGAGAATTATTTCACTACAGAAAATACCTTTAAGATTCCTTCCAGCTGAAAAATTCCAAAGGTGGGTATACAATTATAAGTAATGTTTAGCTTGAGTTCATCCTGTCCTAGACTTCTCTATCCCAATAAACCaagttttaccaatttttttcttgctggTACTATTTTGCCCCTCTACCTAAACCAGCTTTCCTCACTCCACTGAACACTTGAAACaaattccttctttaatttctaaaCTTGTTCTGCTAAAACTAAACCCCAATTTGGTCTGAGTCACAGGTTTATATCAAGTATCACCTTTTCCAGAAAATACCACTATTTTAACTACTAATCTCTCACCTCTAGGTTCACTGTCATTCATTCCTACTCCCCACACTGCACATACACCCACACAGAATTTTATCACTTGTTTTTGGCTAGGTGTCAGCAcctttattagaatttttttttttttaatgtttatttttgagacagagagagagagagagagagacagagtgcaagcagggtaggagcagagagagggagacacagaatctgaagcaggctccaagctgtaagctgtcagcacagagcccaacacaaggctcgaactcacaaaccacaagatcatgacctgaaccgaagtcagatacttaactaagccacccaggcacccctaggtgtCAGCACCTTTAATTCCTTATATCCCACTCTCACTCTTTCAGTATTAACCACAGACTTTATGTTAATTAAAACACAGGCGTTTTATAGCACA is part of the Neofelis nebulosa isolate mNeoNeb1 chromosome 7, mNeoNeb1.pri, whole genome shotgun sequence genome and encodes:
- the ELL3 gene encoding RNA polymerase II elongation factor ELL3 isoform X2 translates to MEAPQELLSGKLQLCFTPAAGTSLLMLRLNNAALRALQECRRQQVRPVIAFQGNRGYLRFPGPGWSCLFSFIVSQSAQEGPGGLDLVYQRLGRSGPNHLHCLGPLRERLTIWAAMDSIPAPSSVQRHNLTDSARDPESWQNIDYSEEDTVSQPQMALKEVPDPLASSQRQSLPGSSEEHMAQWEVRNQTHLPNREPDQALPSSASQKHLDKKRPAPATTRKLKEKRLRTLPLAPSALQALPSEDLQEGDWEQEDKDEDMGSRLEHSPSVQADSESPSPEEVPDYLLQYTTIHSAEQQHVYEQDFEMDYTEYRILHARVGAASQRFRELGAEIKRVQQGTPEHKVLEEKIVQEYKKFRKRYPGYREEKRR
- the ELL3 gene encoding RNA polymerase II elongation factor ELL3 isoform X1, yielding MEAPQELLSGKLQLCFTPAAGTSLLMLRLNNAALRALQECRRQQVRPVIAFQGNRGYLRFPGPGWSCLFSFIVSQSAQEGPGGLDLVYQRLGRSGPNHLHCLGPLRERLTIWAAMDSIPAPSSVQRHNLTDSARDPESWQNIDYSEEDTVSQPQMALKEVPDPLASSQRQSLPGSSEEHMAQWEVRNQTHLPNREPDQALPSSASQKHLDKKRPAPATTRKLKEKRLRTLPLAPSALQALPSEDLQEGDWEQEDKDEDMGSRLEHSPSVQADSESPSPEEVPDYLLQYTTIHSAEQQHVYEQDFEMDYTEYRILHARVGAASQRFRELGAEIKRVQQGTPEHKVLEEKIVQEYKKFRKRYPGYREEKRRCEYLHQKLSHIKGLILEFEEKNRGS
- the ELL3 gene encoding RNA polymerase II elongation factor ELL3 isoform X3: MKVRPVIAFQGNRGYLRFPGPGWSCLFSFIVSQSAQEGPGGLDLVYQRLGRSGPNHLHCLGPLRERLTIWAAMDSIPAPSSVQRHNLTDSARDPESWQNIDYSEEDTVSQPQMALKEVPDPLASSQRQSLPGSSEEHMAQWEVRNQTHLPNREPDQALPSSASQKHLDKKRPAPATTRKLKEKRLRTLPLAPSALQALPSEDLQEGDWEQEDKDEDMGSRLEHSPSVQADSESPSPEEVPDYLLQYTTIHSAEQQHVYEQDFEMDYTEYRILHARVGAASQRFRELGAEIKRVQQGTPEHKVLEEKIVQEYKKFRKRYPGYREEKRRCEYLHQKLSHIKGLILEFEEKNRGS
- the PDIA3 gene encoding protein disulfide-isomerase A3, whose product is MRPRCRALFPGVALLFAAARLAAASDVLELTDDNFESRISDTGSAGLMLVEFFAPWCGHCKRLAPEYEAAATRLKGIVPLAKVDCTANTNTCNKYGVSGYPTLKIFRDGEEAGAYDGPRTADGIVSHLKKQAGPASVPLRTEEEFEKFISDKDASVVGFFKDLFSDAHSEFLKAASNLRDNYRFAHTNVESLVNKYDDNGEGITLFRPSHLMNKFEDKTVAYVEQKMTSGKIKKFIQENIFGICPHMTEDNKDLMQGKDLLVAYYDVDYEKNAKGSNYWRNRVMMVAKKFLDAGNKLSFAVASRKTFSHELSDFGLESTAGDIPVVAIRTAKGEKFVMQEEFSRDGKALERFLQDYFDGNLKRYLKSEPIPESNDGPVKVVVAENFDEIVNDENKDVLIEFYAPWCGHCKNLEPKYKELGEKLRKDPNIIIAKMDATANDVPSPYEVRGFPTIYFSPANKKLNPKKYEGGRELSDFISYLQREATNPPIIQEEKAKKKKKAQEDL